The Chryseobacterium geocarposphaerae genome has a window encoding:
- a CDS encoding outer membrane beta-barrel family protein — protein sequence MKTPILIAAIFFSGLAFAQQKKQDTAKTQNIEAVTLKKQVFKKQSDRFVYDVAASPVAKGNTTFDLLKQTPLLSTTDDKTLKIAGKNNALVYINGRKTNMDTESLTQFLKNTPAENIQKIEVITVPGSEYQVESSDGIINIILKKKMSDGTSGNMRMANSQNKYNASSASFSVNYRKDKLGISANLNGGENIEAQTYTLRNGNSEYSNESVGDINDPNKNLGGYLNIDYQLTDKSNIALTWNSWANRSYNSTVDLFNTVRAYNPDTQKFETNYTNSRNRENARSYNNSLNLNYELKTDSLGSKLNLNAAYLNYKRFQFTDNGTWSQDSFGNYTVLDQRVIQDLPQVINNFSGTVDYIKKFKNDFTVSLGGNYNKTKTDNDTKNFTYDDNGVTPTPNHFIYDESIYGLYLTLEKKFSDKFSGKIGTRYEITNSLGTSDNAPSLDLRRIERNYNNLLPYLSLNYAINDKNNISYAFSSRMRRPSFWELNPVRNILTETNYTQNDPFVKASSTYNQELTYMYKNSYFLILNHSLFKDVITQVPLQGFAKSQDGTVSKKSVLRYIRTNFGDKQEMSAMLGVQKSFFKQYLTTNFNIGVQHNVNDGTLAIDPTTGDSFWDKDGKQLIYTNKRNSTSIVIQTNNTIRLDKNKTWFLGVNYFFVDKQQIELGVLKNLMSLDMSLKKIWNEWTFALNVNDILKTNVVEIEDYQSNGNYNYIHQNRYNFGMTFSIVYNFGNQKVKKVRTIEGASDDIKSRTR from the coding sequence ATGAAAACGCCAATTCTCATCGCAGCCATATTCTTCAGCGGATTAGCCTTCGCTCAGCAAAAAAAGCAGGATACTGCAAAAACACAAAATATTGAAGCTGTTACTTTAAAAAAACAGGTATTTAAAAAACAAAGCGACCGTTTTGTTTACGATGTCGCCGCATCTCCTGTAGCCAAAGGAAATACAACCTTTGACCTTTTAAAACAAACTCCTCTTCTATCTACAACTGATGATAAAACATTAAAGATTGCAGGAAAAAACAATGCCCTGGTCTACATCAACGGTAGAAAAACCAATATGGATACAGAGTCTTTAACGCAGTTTTTAAAGAATACTCCGGCAGAAAATATCCAGAAAATTGAAGTAATTACTGTTCCCGGAAGTGAATATCAGGTAGAATCTTCTGATGGTATCATTAACATTATCCTGAAAAAGAAAATGAGTGACGGAACCAGCGGAAATATGAGAATGGCGAATTCTCAAAACAAATACAATGCAAGTTCTGCAAGCTTCTCTGTAAATTATAGAAAAGATAAGTTGGGAATTAGCGCCAATTTAAATGGTGGAGAAAACATTGAAGCCCAAACCTACACTTTAAGAAATGGAAACAGTGAATATTCTAACGAGTCAGTAGGAGATATTAATGATCCAAATAAAAACTTAGGAGGTTATTTGAATATCGATTATCAACTTACAGATAAAAGCAATATAGCTCTTACGTGGAATTCTTGGGCAAATAGAAGTTATAATTCTACGGTTGATCTTTTCAATACTGTGCGGGCTTATAATCCGGATACACAAAAATTTGAAACCAACTATACCAATTCAAGAAACAGAGAAAATGCAAGGTCTTATAATAATTCATTGAATTTAAATTATGAGCTTAAGACCGATTCTTTGGGAAGTAAGCTAAATTTGAATGCGGCCTATCTTAATTATAAAAGATTTCAGTTTACAGATAATGGAACCTGGTCACAAGATTCTTTCGGAAACTATACTGTTCTGGATCAACGTGTAATACAGGATTTACCACAGGTCATTAACAACTTTTCCGGAACTGTAGATTATATCAAAAAATTTAAAAATGATTTTACAGTTTCATTGGGAGGAAACTATAATAAAACAAAAACCGATAATGACACCAAGAACTTTACCTATGATGATAATGGTGTAACACCAACTCCAAATCACTTTATTTATGATGAAAGCATTTATGGTTTATATCTTACTTTAGAAAAGAAATTTTCGGATAAGTTCTCCGGGAAAATAGGAACAAGATATGAGATCACCAATAGTTTGGGAACTTCAGATAATGCTCCCAGCTTAGACCTTAGAAGAATTGAGCGAAATTATAATAATCTGTTGCCTTATCTTAGTCTGAACTATGCTATTAATGATAAAAACAATATTTCTTATGCATTTTCAAGCAGAATGAGAAGGCCTAGCTTCTGGGAGCTTAACCCTGTCAGAAATATTCTAACAGAAACCAATTATACACAAAATGACCCTTTTGTGAAAGCTTCTTCTACCTATAATCAGGAATTGACCTATATGTACAAGAACTCATATTTCCTAATTTTAAATCACTCATTATTTAAAGATGTCATTACCCAGGTTCCGCTTCAGGGCTTTGCAAAATCTCAGGACGGTACTGTTAGTAAAAAAAGTGTACTTCGATATATCAGAACCAATTTTGGTGATAAACAAGAGATGTCTGCAATGTTAGGGGTTCAGAAGTCATTCTTTAAACAATATCTAACTACCAACTTTAATATTGGAGTTCAGCATAATGTTAACGATGGAACTTTAGCAATAGATCCTACAACTGGTGATTCTTTTTGGGATAAAGATGGAAAACAACTTATTTATACCAATAAGAGAAACTCCACAAGTATTGTTATTCAAACCAATAATACCATACGTTTAGACAAAAATAAAACGTGGTTTTTAGGAGTCAATTATTTCTTCGTGGATAAACAACAGATAGAACTTGGGGTATTGAAGAACCTGATGAGTCTTGATATGAGCCTTAAAAAAATCTGGAACGAATGGACCTTTGCTTTAAATGTAAATGATATTCTAAAAACAAATGTTGTTGAAATCGAAGACTACCAAAGCAACGGGAACTATAATTATATTCATCAGAACAGATATAATTTCGGAATGACTTTCAGTATTGTTTACAACTTCGGAAACCAGAAAGTAAAGAAAGTAAGAACTATTGAAGGAGCTTCGGATGATATCAAAAGCAGAACACGTTAA
- a CDS encoding alpha/beta hydrolase — protein sequence MKNYLLFSFLLLILLNCKKEETIMLGKNLSFTVEKNLSYGNNSEQKLDFYLPKNRSSIKGIFVLIHGGGWKAGDKSNLNYFALSMMEKFPDYAFANINYRLADNTSFILPNQTNDIDSVLDFLVKKTSAKKIDPQFILLGNSAGAHLSLLYGYNRLFDSKYRTKVKAIVNIVGPSDLRDPNFANYTDYSFVQKHMIDLTKPTPTDITNLDIPNPVLWINETSPPTISFYGNRDQVIPLSQKKILDSVLNKNNVYNRSYEFSGGHLDWSNESNAPFVINSIYQFLKPVDKTKTP from the coding sequence ATGAAAAACTATCTGCTGTTCTCATTTCTCTTATTAATTCTCCTTAACTGCAAAAAAGAAGAAACCATCATGCTCGGAAAGAATCTTTCTTTTACTGTAGAAAAGAATCTTTCATATGGAAATAATTCTGAGCAAAAGTTAGACTTCTATCTTCCCAAAAACAGAAGTTCAATAAAAGGCATTTTTGTTCTTATTCATGGAGGTGGCTGGAAAGCAGGGGACAAATCAAATCTTAATTATTTTGCACTTTCTATGATGGAAAAATTTCCTGATTATGCTTTCGCTAATATCAATTATAGGCTTGCAGATAATACGAGCTTTATTCTTCCCAATCAAACCAATGATATTGACAGCGTTTTAGATTTTTTGGTTAAAAAAACATCAGCAAAAAAAATTGATCCACAGTTTATTTTGCTTGGAAATAGTGCTGGTGCACATTTATCATTACTATATGGTTATAATAGGCTTTTCGACAGTAAATACAGAACGAAAGTAAAAGCTATCGTAAATATTGTAGGACCTTCCGATTTGCGTGATCCTAATTTTGCCAATTACACCGATTATTCTTTTGTTCAAAAGCATATGATCGATTTAACTAAGCCTACCCCAACAGATATTACTAATCTGGATATTCCCAATCCTGTTTTATGGATCAATGAAACCTCTCCTCCTACTATTTCTTTTTATGGGAATCGAGATCAGGTTATCCCTCTGTCTCAAAAGAAAATTTTAGATTCCGTTCTGAATAAAAATAACGTTTATAACCGTTCTTATGAGTTTTCCGGCGGTCATTTGGATTGGAGTAATGAGAGCAATGCTCCTTTTGTAATTAACTCAATTTATCAATTTCTAAAACCAGTTGATAAAACAAAAACGCCTTGA
- a CDS encoding discoidin domain-containing protein yields MIKKLMISLGIFIAICSYSQQKTFCNPINIDYGYTPFESFSKQGKHRATADPVIVNFKNKLFLFSTNQEGYWYSDDMLDWKFVKRKFLRDNKYIHDLNAPAVWAMKDTLYVFGSTWEQDFPIWKSTNPTKDDWKIAVDTLKVGAWDPAFHYDEDKNKLYLYWGSSNEWPLLGTEVKTKTLQSEGFVKPILRLKPEDHGWERFGEYNDNVFLQPFVEGAWMTKHNDKYYMQYGAPATEFSGYSDGVYVSKNPLEGFEYQQHNPFSYKPGGFARGAGHGATFEDNYKNWWHVSTIFISTKNNFERRLGIWPAGFDKDDVMYCNTAYGDYPTYLPQYAQGKDFTKGLFAGWMLLNYNKPVQVSSTLGGYHSNYAVDEDIKTYWSAKTGNAGEWFQTDLGEVSTINAIQINYADQDVEFLGKTLGKMHQYKIYGSNDGKKWNVIVDKSKNTKDVPHDYVELEKPVKARFLKMENLKMPTGKFALSGFRVFGKGAGSVPPKVQNFVPLRADPKKYGERRSIWMKWQQNSDAYGYVIYWGKSPDKLYGSIMVYGKNEYFFTGADRTDAYYFQIEAFNANGVSERTEVFKSE; encoded by the coding sequence ATGATAAAAAAATTAATGATAAGTTTAGGAATCTTTATTGCGATATGCTCTTATTCCCAACAAAAAACATTCTGTAATCCTATCAATATTGATTACGGATATACTCCTTTCGAATCTTTTTCGAAACAGGGAAAACACCGTGCTACTGCAGACCCGGTCATTGTAAATTTTAAAAATAAGCTGTTTCTTTTCTCAACCAATCAGGAAGGATATTGGTACAGTGATGATATGCTCGACTGGAAGTTTGTAAAAAGAAAATTTCTTAGAGATAATAAATATATCCATGATTTGAACGCTCCTGCAGTTTGGGCAATGAAAGATACTTTGTATGTTTTTGGTTCTACCTGGGAACAGGATTTCCCTATCTGGAAAAGTACAAATCCGACAAAAGATGACTGGAAAATAGCTGTAGATACTCTGAAAGTCGGAGCTTGGGACCCGGCTTTTCATTATGATGAAGATAAAAATAAATTGTACTTATATTGGGGATCAAGTAACGAGTGGCCATTATTAGGGACTGAAGTTAAAACCAAGACCTTGCAGTCGGAAGGTTTTGTGAAGCCTATTTTAAGGCTGAAACCGGAAGATCACGGTTGGGAAAGGTTCGGGGAATATAATGATAATGTTTTCCTGCAGCCTTTTGTAGAAGGAGCTTGGATGACAAAGCATAATGATAAATATTATATGCAGTATGGTGCCCCTGCAACAGAATTTAGCGGGTATTCTGATGGTGTATATGTAAGCAAAAATCCTTTGGAAGGATTTGAATACCAGCAGCACAATCCGTTTTCTTATAAACCGGGAGGTTTTGCCAGAGGAGCGGGACACGGCGCAACATTTGAAGATAACTACAAGAACTGGTGGCATGTTTCAACAATTTTTATCTCCACTAAAAATAATTTTGAAAGACGTCTGGGAATCTGGCCTGCCGGATTTGATAAAGATGATGTCATGTATTGCAATACCGCTTACGGGGATTATCCGACCTATCTTCCGCAATATGCACAGGGAAAAGATTTTACCAAAGGATTATTTGCAGGCTGGATGTTACTGAATTATAATAAACCGGTTCAGGTTTCATCAACATTGGGAGGATATCATTCCAATTATGCGGTGGATGAAGATATTAAAACATACTGGAGTGCGAAAACAGGAAATGCCGGTGAGTGGTTTCAGACTGATCTAGGTGAGGTTTCTACCATTAATGCTATTCAGATCAATTATGCAGATCAGGATGTTGAATTTTTAGGGAAAACCTTAGGCAAAATGCATCAGTATAAAATCTATGGTTCGAATGATGGTAAAAAATGGAATGTTATTGTTGATAAAAGTAAAAATACTAAAGATGTTCCTCACGATTATGTAGAACTGGAAAAACCTGTAAAAGCAAGATTCCTGAAAATGGAAAATTTAAAAATGCCGACAGGAAAATTTGCATTGAGCGGTTTCAGAGTATTCGGAAAAGGAGCGGGAAGTGTTCCTCCAAAAGTTCAGAATTTTGTTCCTCTGAGAGCCGATCCCAAAAAATATGGTGAGAGAAGAAGCATCTGGATGAAATGGCAGCAGAATTCCGATGCATACGGATATGTAATTTATTGGGGAAAATCTCCTGATAAGTTATACGGAAGTATCATGGTATATGGGAAAAATGAATATTTCTTTACCGGAGCAGATAGAACGGATGCTTATTATTTTCAAATTGAAGCTTTTAACGCGAACGGTGTTTCAGAAAGAACAGAAGTTTTTAAATCAGAATAA
- the ctlX gene encoding citrulline utilization hydrolase CtlX — MQTTDTVLMIEPIAFGYNAETAKNNYFQIEQTGSDIQSKALAEFNTFVGKLRSKGINVITIKDTLDPHTPDSIFPNNWVSFHKDGKVVLYPMFASNRRVERRDDIIESIQEQGFEVTEIDDWSFPETQGHFLEGTGSMIFDHDNKIAYGSVSLRLDENLFREFCEKYGFTPVVFHSYQTVGEERLPIYHTNVMMCVADQFVVICLDCIDDKAEREKVTETIKNSGKEIIEISEAQMQQFAGNMLQVQNKDGKKFLVMSQTAYQSLSPSQISAIEKYCEIIYSDLNTIEVNGGGSARCMLAEVFLPKK, encoded by the coding sequence ATGCAAACAACAGATACAGTATTAATGATAGAACCGATTGCGTTCGGTTATAATGCAGAAACGGCAAAAAACAATTATTTTCAGATTGAGCAGACAGGTTCTGATATTCAGTCTAAAGCTTTGGCTGAGTTTAATACGTTTGTCGGGAAACTAAGATCTAAAGGAATTAATGTTATTACCATAAAAGATACATTAGATCCTCATACTCCTGATTCTATTTTTCCGAATAACTGGGTGAGTTTCCATAAAGACGGGAAAGTGGTTTTATATCCGATGTTTGCTTCAAACAGAAGAGTAGAGAGAAGGGATGATATTATAGAAAGCATTCAGGAGCAGGGTTTTGAAGTAACTGAAATTGATGACTGGTCGTTTCCGGAAACTCAGGGACACTTTCTGGAAGGAACCGGAAGTATGATTTTTGATCACGATAATAAAATTGCATACGGGTCGGTTTCTTTACGATTAGATGAAAATCTATTCAGAGAATTTTGTGAAAAATACGGTTTTACACCGGTCGTTTTCCATTCATATCAAACGGTTGGAGAAGAAAGACTTCCGATTTATCATACCAACGTCATGATGTGTGTAGCGGATCAATTTGTTGTTATTTGTTTAGATTGTATCGATGATAAGGCAGAAAGAGAGAAAGTAACCGAAACGATTAAAAATTCAGGAAAAGAAATCATTGAGATTTCGGAAGCACAAATGCAGCAATTTGCAGGAAATATGCTTCAGGTTCAAAATAAAGACGGTAAAAAGTTTTTGGTAATGAGCCAGACTGCCTACCAATCATTAAGTCCAAGTCAGATTTCTGCAATAGAGAAATATTGCGAAATTATCTACTCAGACCTGAATACGATTGAAGTAAACGGTGGAGGTAGCGCACGTTGTATGCTGGCTGAAGTTTTCTTACCCAAAAAATAA